A single window of Candidatus Eisenbacteria bacterium DNA harbors:
- the meaB gene encoding methylmalonyl Co-A mutase-associated GTPase MeaB, whose protein sequence is MTPSSLSTSEVSDLVARIEQGDRVALARAISRVENETPGSIAILDACFPRTGRAFRIGVTGPPGAGKSTLVTRLAQEYRSRGETVAIVAVDPTSPFTGGALLGDRVRMGELAGDDGVFIRSMATRGSMGGLAVQTAQVCDVFDAAGFSRILIETVGVGQSELEVAQTADSTTVVLVPESGDAVQAMKAGLMEIGDLFVVNKADRDGADRAVFAIRSALELRSIRSEWNVPVLLTAASIGRGVSEYVERLEEHLAFLAGRGDLERRRRERLSQRLDDLVRDRLWSGFRSRVTRESRESLVVAMLERRMTPHVAADRLLESAERAASPTAPPTASPTAPPRDAET, encoded by the coding sequence GTGACCCCGAGCTCGCTTTCAACTTCGGAAGTTTCGGATCTCGTCGCCCGCATCGAGCAGGGCGATCGGGTCGCTCTGGCACGCGCGATCTCTCGGGTCGAAAACGAGACTCCGGGCTCGATCGCGATCCTCGATGCGTGTTTCCCGCGCACCGGTCGCGCATTTCGAATCGGTGTGACGGGGCCACCCGGTGCCGGCAAGAGCACGCTCGTGACGCGACTGGCTCAGGAGTATCGGAGCCGCGGCGAGACCGTCGCGATCGTGGCGGTCGACCCGACCAGTCCGTTCACCGGCGGTGCACTGCTGGGCGATCGCGTCCGCATGGGGGAGCTGGCGGGCGACGACGGAGTGTTCATCCGTTCGATGGCGACGCGCGGCAGCATGGGTGGGCTCGCGGTCCAGACCGCGCAGGTGTGTGATGTGTTCGACGCCGCCGGCTTCTCGCGCATCCTGATCGAGACCGTCGGCGTCGGGCAGAGCGAGTTGGAAGTCGCGCAGACCGCCGACTCGACAACCGTGGTGCTGGTGCCCGAATCCGGCGATGCCGTGCAGGCCATGAAGGCGGGCCTGATGGAAATCGGCGATCTGTTCGTTGTGAACAAGGCCGATCGCGATGGCGCTGATCGCGCGGTGTTCGCGATCCGCTCGGCCCTCGAGCTGCGCTCGATCCGCAGCGAGTGGAACGTGCCGGTGCTGCTCACCGCGGCTTCGATCGGGCGCGGCGTGTCCGAGTATGTGGAGCGGCTCGAGGAGCATCTGGCATTTCTCGCGGGTCGCGGTGATCTCGAGCGCCGGCGCCGGGAGAGACTCTCGCAGCGGCTCGACGATCTGGTTCGCGATCGGCTGTGGAGCGGCTTTCGCTCACGCGTGACGCGGGAGAGTCGCGAGTCGCTGGTAGTCGCGATGCTCGAGCGCCGCATGACGCCGCACGTGGCCGCGGATCGACTGCTCGAGTCCGCGGAGCGCGCTGCGTCACCGACCGCGCCGCCGACGGCGTCACCGACCGCGCCGCCGCGCGACGCGGAGACTTGA
- the msrA gene encoding peptide-methionine (S)-S-oxide reductase MsrA gives MSDATPNLDTATLGGGCFWCLEAVFVELRGVTGVTSGYAGGAGPNPTYEAVCGGRTGHAEVVQVSFDPQQITFDDLLEVFFSIHDPTTLNRQGADVGTQYRSVVFWNSDDQRAALERVVARIVASGVFDDPIVTQSERLQAFYPAEAEHRDYFERNPNQPYCAAVIAPKVAKFRKHHLDRLRA, from the coding sequence ATGAGCGACGCGACGCCGAATCTGGACACCGCCACCCTCGGCGGAGGCTGTTTCTGGTGCCTCGAGGCGGTGTTCGTCGAGTTGCGAGGCGTGACCGGTGTGACGTCCGGATACGCCGGGGGAGCCGGCCCGAATCCCACCTACGAGGCGGTGTGCGGTGGCCGCACCGGCCACGCCGAGGTGGTGCAGGTGAGCTTCGATCCGCAGCAGATCACGTTCGACGACCTGCTCGAGGTGTTCTTCTCGATCCACGATCCGACCACGCTCAATCGCCAGGGCGCCGATGTCGGAACCCAGTATCGCTCCGTTGTGTTCTGGAACTCGGACGACCAGCGAGCGGCGCTGGAGCGCGTGGTGGCCCGGATCGTGGCAAGCGGCGTCTTCGACGATCCGATTGTGACCCAGAGCGAGCGCCTGCAGGCCTTCTATCCGGCCGAGGCCGAACACCGCGACTATTTCGAGCGGAATCCGAACCAGCCCTACTGCGCCGCGGTGATCGCCCCCAAGGTTGCGAAGTTCCGCAAGCACCACCTCGATCGGCTCCGGGCGTAA
- a CDS encoding HDOD domain-containing protein, with product MPGPPTIFVARQPIFDRRAAVHGYELLFRGSAENRFTGGDVESASAINIEQSTAAFGLDALVGERLAFVNLSRGALLQEFYRMLPSERTVIELLESVHGDAEVLEACRELKRRGYRLALDDFTDAPHSQPLLAYADIVKVDLRQTPEALTPGFTSRLRGKRLSLVAEKVETPQEHRRAMAAGYDLFQGYYFCQPEMIETRDLAPSQLSQMRFLAEVSRSEVSFEQLEELFRRDVAMTLRLLRYLNSAAFGWRHEIRSVGHALMLMGVRPLRKWAMMMGFLRLAGDKPHELAITALTRARFAEQLGPPAGLEHHDSELFLTGILSTAEAMLGRSLRDVLTALAVPDMVRTALLDGGSRLGAVLRIVMAYERGDWPTVESVRTECAVDERALTDAYVSSLQWAETSAAA from the coding sequence GTGCCCGGCCCGCCTACCATCTTCGTCGCCCGCCAGCCGATTTTCGATCGCCGCGCGGCGGTGCACGGCTATGAACTGTTGTTTCGTGGCAGCGCCGAGAACCGTTTCACCGGCGGCGACGTCGAGTCCGCGTCGGCGATCAACATCGAACAGAGCACCGCGGCGTTCGGCCTCGACGCCCTGGTCGGCGAGCGGCTGGCATTCGTGAACCTGTCCCGGGGCGCTCTGCTGCAGGAGTTCTACCGCATGCTGCCGAGCGAGCGCACCGTGATCGAGTTGCTCGAATCCGTGCACGGCGACGCCGAGGTGTTGGAGGCGTGCCGTGAACTCAAGCGCCGCGGCTATCGGCTGGCGCTCGACGACTTCACCGACGCGCCGCACTCGCAGCCACTGCTCGCGTACGCCGACATCGTGAAGGTCGACCTGCGCCAGACCCCGGAGGCGCTGACGCCGGGGTTCACCTCCCGGTTGCGCGGCAAGCGCCTCTCGCTGGTGGCGGAAAAGGTCGAGACGCCGCAGGAGCATCGACGCGCGATGGCCGCCGGCTACGACCTGTTCCAGGGTTACTACTTCTGCCAGCCGGAGATGATCGAGACCCGCGACCTTGCACCGTCACAGCTCAGTCAGATGCGCTTCCTCGCCGAGGTCAGCCGATCGGAAGTTTCGTTCGAGCAGCTCGAAGAACTGTTTCGGCGCGACGTCGCGATGACCCTACGGCTGCTGCGATATCTGAACTCGGCGGCGTTCGGCTGGCGGCACGAGATTCGTTCGGTGGGTCACGCGCTCATGCTCATGGGCGTTCGGCCGCTGAGGAAGTGGGCCATGATGATGGGCTTCCTGAGGCTTGCCGGCGACAAGCCGCACGAGCTGGCCATCACCGCGCTCACCCGCGCGCGATTCGCCGAGCAACTCGGGCCCCCGGCCGGGCTCGAGCACCACGACTCCGAGCTGTTTCTCACCGGCATACTGTCGACTGCGGAAGCGATGCTCGGGCGCTCACTGCGCGACGTGCTCACGGCACTCGCGGTGCCCGACATGGTTCGGACCGCGCTGCTCGACGGCGGGAGCCGGCTCGGCGCGGTGCTGCGCATCGTGATGGCCTACGAACGCGGGGACTGGCCGACGGTCGAATCGGTGCGAACCGAGTGCGCGGTCGACGAGCGCGCGCTGACCGATGCCTACGTCAGCTCCCTGCAGTGGGCCGAGACCAGCGCAGCCGCCTGA
- a CDS encoding T9SS type A sorting domain-containing protein, translating into MIVHSLRRNALSTSAGLAALLLSVATAGAQTFQRVTDASNPIFTAGGSTLQYTGASWIDYDGDGDDDLFVSTVGLFRNDGAGVFVLVPNALPSQGEGKGNSWADIDNDGDLDAFVSGGATALATPDPSNGSALYRNDGTQFTKLTGGAIGDTLANSSWGCAFADYDRDGRVDLVTAAAINFMGITGNNRLFRNLGGGAFALVDTAAMTLAPAPYTIPTWSDYDHDGDPDLFIASGPATGTLARDFLYVNRNEAAASWFERINSGPLGTDLQDGQVYNWIDYDNDRDLDVYLTNYAGSAPNRLYRNNGTGVFTSITTAGTIVTDNLFSLASVWQDFDNDGDLDCLVTNDATGLTRFYRNNNDGTFTNINLAQLTVAGPHYGAASADYDDDGDMDLFVSGPSGLHGLYRNSTALGNHWLKLRLVGTQSNRAAIGALVRARAVIGGTPRWMTREVSAQNTFGGQSSLTVHFGLGAATIVDSLLIEWPSGLREVRTAIAADSRLLIAEDGATAVDVSHATTTAAPDRVELRWRLSGSGARAVDVERRGTAGEWVSLIGTDASLGADARRRELHQLPDGGVTFADATVSAGTRYGYRLVVLDESGLRRAGEVWVDVPQVSRLAIRGVHPNPASGRLNVAFALESSAPAVLEVFDATGRRVAMESLATPEPGERRFTFGATRRLHTGVYLVRLTQSGRHATVRAVVIE; encoded by the coding sequence ATGATCGTGCATTCGCTACGCCGCAACGCCCTTTCCACTTCGGCCGGCCTCGCCGCCCTGCTGCTCTCGGTTGCAACCGCCGGAGCTCAGACCTTTCAGCGCGTCACCGACGCGTCCAATCCGATCTTCACAGCCGGTGGTTCGACACTCCAGTACACCGGAGCGAGCTGGATCGATTACGACGGAGACGGCGACGACGACCTGTTCGTGAGCACCGTCGGACTGTTCCGTAACGACGGCGCGGGGGTGTTCGTGCTGGTGCCGAACGCACTGCCGAGCCAGGGTGAGGGCAAGGGCAACAGCTGGGCCGACATCGACAACGACGGCGACCTCGACGCGTTCGTCTCGGGCGGCGCCACGGCACTCGCAACCCCGGACCCCTCGAACGGCTCCGCGCTGTATCGAAACGACGGCACGCAGTTCACCAAGCTCACCGGTGGCGCGATCGGCGACACGCTCGCCAACTCGAGCTGGGGTTGCGCCTTCGCCGACTACGATCGCGACGGTCGCGTGGACTTGGTGACCGCGGCGGCGATCAACTTCATGGGCATCACCGGCAACAATCGCCTGTTCCGAAACCTCGGCGGCGGCGCGTTCGCGCTCGTCGACACCGCCGCGATGACGCTGGCGCCGGCGCCGTACACGATTCCCACCTGGTCCGACTACGACCATGACGGCGATCCGGACCTGTTCATCGCCTCGGGGCCCGCCACCGGCACGCTGGCGCGCGACTTCCTGTACGTCAATCGCAATGAAGCGGCGGCGAGCTGGTTCGAGCGCATCAACAGCGGACCACTCGGCACCGACCTTCAGGATGGACAGGTCTACAACTGGATCGACTACGACAATGATCGCGACCTCGATGTCTATCTCACGAACTACGCCGGCTCCGCGCCGAACCGGCTGTATCGAAACAACGGGACCGGGGTCTTCACATCGATCACGACCGCCGGAACGATCGTGACCGACAACCTGTTTTCACTCGCCTCGGTGTGGCAGGACTTCGACAACGATGGCGATCTCGACTGCCTGGTGACGAACGACGCGACCGGCCTGACCCGTTTCTATCGCAACAACAATGACGGCACGTTCACGAACATCAATCTCGCGCAGCTGACGGTCGCCGGACCTCACTATGGAGCCGCCTCCGCCGACTACGACGACGACGGCGACATGGACTTGTTCGTCTCGGGGCCGAGCGGACTGCACGGCCTCTATCGGAACAGCACCGCACTCGGCAACCACTGGCTCAAGCTCCGGCTGGTCGGCACTCAGTCGAATCGCGCCGCGATCGGCGCGCTGGTACGCGCACGCGCGGTGATCGGCGGCACTCCGCGCTGGATGACCCGCGAGGTCTCGGCGCAGAACACGTTCGGAGGGCAGAGCAGCCTGACCGTGCACTTCGGGCTTGGCGCAGCGACGATCGTGGATTCGCTGCTGATCGAGTGGCCGAGCGGCCTGCGCGAAGTGCGCACCGCCATCGCCGCGGACTCGCGACTCCTGATCGCCGAAGACGGAGCGACCGCCGTCGACGTTTCGCACGCGACCACCACGGCCGCGCCGGATCGAGTCGAGTTGCGCTGGCGGTTGTCGGGATCCGGGGCGCGCGCCGTCGACGTGGAGCGTCGCGGCACGGCCGGCGAGTGGGTGAGCCTGATCGGCACCGACGCTTCGCTGGGCGCCGATGCGCGGCGGCGCGAACTTCACCAGCTCCCCGACGGCGGCGTGACGTTCGCGGACGCGACGGTGAGCGCCGGGACGCGCTACGGCTATCGCCTCGTGGTGCTGGACGAGAGCGGACTGCGGCGCGCCGGCGAGGTCTGGGTCGACGTCCCCCAGGTGTCTCGACTCGCGATTCGAGGCGTTCATCCCAACCCGGCATCGGGCCGCCTCAACGTCGCGTTCGCGCTCGAATCCTCGGCCCCCGCAGTCCTCGAGGTGTTCGACGCGACCGGCCGACGAGTGGCGATGGAATCGCTCGCCACCCCGGAGCCCGGCGAACGGCGATTCACGTTCGGCGCGACGCGACGTCTCCACACCGGCGTCTATCTCGTCCGGCTCACGCAGAGTGGACGCCACGCAACCGTCAGGGCGGTCGTCATCGAGTGA